A window of Reinekea marina contains these coding sequences:
- a CDS encoding class I SAM-dependent methyltransferase codes for MSSVNMPSSLLGIRCPLCRHNTTFYHQDKKRRYVQCTLCHLVLADPEQRLSPEQEKQEYDLHENSLEDSGYHRFLSRIVPPIVNLIGTDKSLLDFGCGPAPALAEQFKERGYSVSLYDVFYHHSPETLEQTYDAITLTEVIEHLHNPKQVIDQLWRILKPGGVLAIMTQRVISLERFKQWQYKNDPTHVCFFHEESFTWLASYLSAQALTFYDRDIVLITKPD; via the coding sequence TTGAGCTCTGTTAACATGCCCTCAAGTTTATTAGGTATTCGCTGCCCACTGTGCCGGCACAATACAACCTTTTATCATCAAGATAAAAAACGCCGCTACGTACAGTGTACTCTTTGCCATTTAGTTTTGGCCGATCCTGAGCAACGGCTCAGCCCTGAGCAAGAAAAGCAAGAATATGATTTGCATGAAAACAGCCTAGAAGACTCTGGTTATCATCGGTTTTTAAGCCGCATCGTGCCTCCCATTGTGAACCTCATCGGCACCGATAAATCGTTGTTAGATTTTGGTTGTGGCCCAGCACCGGCACTGGCCGAACAATTTAAAGAACGGGGTTATTCGGTATCGCTTTACGATGTGTTTTATCATCATTCGCCAGAAACACTGGAACAAACCTATGACGCAATTACTCTGACAGAAGTGATTGAACATTTACACAACCCCAAGCAAGTGATTGATCAACTATGGCGAATACTGAAGCCTGGCGGTGTGTTAGCCATCATGACTCAAAGAGTTATCAGCTTAGAGCGATTTAAACAATGGCAGTATAAGAACGACCCTACGCATGTGTGCTTTTTCCACGAAGAAAGCTTTACTTGGTTGGCAAGCTATTTAAGCGCTCAAGCACTAACATTCTATGATCGCGATATCGTTCTTATAACCAAGCCTGATTAA
- a CDS encoding YbjQ family protein: MPLLIFGSRLLRSLKARLKYLSTGLPLSWSKRMDFYFTLGSFIVFMVLGYIFGSLAERRHYKSIQEREERYRNIVVIAQRFPFVPNVRRTVLVTGSVVISVDYFKRFVATLRMLVGGRLTSYESLLDRARREAILRLQAQADFYHSTQVYNIKFETSSISKGAKDRIGSIEVLAYGTALITE; this comes from the coding sequence ATGCCATTATTAATATTCGGTTCTCGACTTCTTCGGTCGCTCAAGGCGCGTCTGAAATATTTGTCTACGGGTCTGCCGTTATCGTGGAGTAAGAGGATGGACTTTTATTTTACTCTGGGCAGCTTTATCGTTTTTATGGTGCTGGGATATATCTTCGGGAGCCTTGCTGAACGGCGACATTATAAATCGATCCAAGAACGAGAAGAACGCTATCGAAACATTGTTGTTATCGCCCAACGTTTCCCTTTTGTGCCAAATGTTCGCCGCACGGTGCTGGTTACCGGCAGTGTTGTTATCTCCGTCGATTACTTTAAGCGTTTCGTAGCGACACTTAGAATGCTAGTCGGTGGGCGATTAACCAGCTACGAAAGCCTGTTAGACAGAGCCCGACGCGAAGCCATATTACGCTTACAAGCCCAGGCCGATTTTTATCATTCTACTCAAGTTTATAATATCAAATTTGAAACCAGCTCAATCTCAAAGGGTGCAAAAGACCGAATTGGCAGTATTGAAGTGTTAGCTTATGGAACGGCGTTAATAACAGAATGA
- a CDS encoding ABC-F family ATPase produces the protein MLTTANITMQFGAKPLFENVSVKFGEGNRYGLIGANGCGKSTFMKILGGDLEPSSGNVSKEPNERLGKLKQDQFAFEEYSVIDTVIMGHTELWAVKSEKDAIYAKAEMTEADGIRAGDLEGEFAEMDGYSAEARAGELLLGVGIPSEQHYGPMSEVAPGWKLRVLLAQALFSDPEILLLDEPTNNLDINTIRWLEGILNERNCTMIIISHDRHFLNSVCTHMADLDYGELRLYPGNYDEYMTASTQARERLLNDNAKKKKEIADLKSFVSRFSANASKSKQATSRAKRIDKIELAEVKPSSRQNPFIRFEQEQKLHRLALEVEGLTKKYEETLFENLNLKIEVGERIAVIGPNGIGKSTLMKCLVQDIENDGGTIKWSDNANIAYYAQDHADDFKTDTNLYDWMSRYGKEGDDEQVIRGTLGRLLFSNNDISKKASVISGGEQGRMIFGRMMLQRPNIMVMDEPTNHLDMESIESLNLALENYAGTLLFVSHDREFVSSLATRIIELTSNGIVDFHGTYDDYLKSQAIS, from the coding sequence TTGCTAACCACTGCCAATATCACCATGCAATTCGGCGCAAAGCCGCTATTTGAAAACGTCTCTGTAAAATTTGGAGAAGGTAACCGCTACGGCCTAATCGGCGCAAACGGCTGCGGTAAATCGACTTTCATGAAAATTTTGGGCGGTGACCTTGAGCCTAGCTCGGGCAACGTTTCAAAAGAACCCAACGAGCGTTTAGGTAAGTTAAAGCAAGACCAGTTTGCTTTCGAAGAATACAGCGTAATCGATACCGTCATCATGGGCCATACAGAGCTTTGGGCGGTAAAATCTGAAAAAGACGCAATTTACGCAAAAGCCGAAATGACCGAAGCCGATGGTATTCGCGCCGGTGATCTTGAAGGCGAATTTGCTGAAATGGACGGGTATTCTGCCGAAGCACGCGCCGGCGAATTGTTATTAGGCGTCGGTATTCCTAGTGAGCAACATTATGGCCCGATGAGTGAAGTCGCACCGGGTTGGAAGCTCCGTGTATTACTGGCGCAAGCTCTGTTCTCTGATCCTGAAATATTGTTATTAGACGAACCAACCAACAACCTCGACATTAACACCATTCGTTGGTTAGAGGGCATCTTAAACGAACGTAATTGCACCATGATTATCATTTCGCATGACCGTCACTTCTTAAACAGTGTGTGTACACACATGGCCGACCTAGACTACGGTGAGCTGCGCCTTTACCCAGGCAACTACGACGAGTATATGACCGCATCGACACAAGCCCGTGAGCGTTTACTCAATGACAACGCAAAGAAGAAAAAAGAAATAGCTGATTTAAAATCCTTTGTTAGCCGCTTCTCTGCCAACGCATCTAAGTCTAAGCAAGCCACTTCACGTGCGAAGCGCATTGATAAAATTGAATTGGCCGAAGTGAAGCCTTCTAGCCGTCAAAACCCGTTTATACGTTTTGAGCAGGAACAAAAGCTGCATCGATTAGCGTTAGAAGTTGAAGGTTTAACCAAGAAGTACGAAGAAACCCTGTTCGAAAACTTAAACCTTAAAATTGAAGTCGGCGAGCGCATTGCCGTGATTGGCCCGAACGGCATTGGTAAATCCACTTTGATGAAGTGCCTAGTTCAAGACATCGAAAACGATGGCGGCACCATTAAATGGTCAGACAACGCCAACATAGCTTATTACGCGCAAGATCACGCCGATGATTTCAAAACAGACACCAACCTATATGATTGGATGTCTCGGTACGGAAAAGAGGGCGATGATGAGCAGGTTATTCGCGGTACCCTTGGTCGCTTACTATTTTCGAACAACGATATTTCGAAAAAAGCCTCGGTCATTTCAGGTGGTGAACAGGGTCGTATGATCTTTGGTCGCATGATGCTGCAACGCCCAAATATCATGGTAATGGATGAACCCACTAACCACTTAGATATGGAATCGATCGAGTCATTGAACCTAGCATTAGAAAACTACGCGGGTACCTTATTGTTTGTCAGCCACGACCGTGAGTTTGTTTCAAGCCTAGCCACTCGAATTATCGAGTTAACGTCCAACGGCATTGTAGACTTCCACGGCACATACGATGATTACCTAAAAAGCCAAGCAATAAGCTAA
- a CDS encoding DEAD/DEAH box helicase, which produces MNFSELKLSPKIETAVAEQGYTTPTPIQAQAIPAVLQGRDILAAAQTGTGKTAGFTLPMLQLLSEKALASGQHLKSNQVRALVLTPTRELAAQVEESVNQYGKHLPIRSTVVFGGVKINPQMMKLRGGVDILVATPGRLMDLFQQRAVKFDQLEILVLDEADRMLDMGFIHDIRRILKLLPSKRQNLMFSATFSDDIRSLAKTIVHDPIEISVTPKNAAAKSVKQSVVPCEKAQKTNLLIDLVKTRDWHQVLVFSRTKHGANRIATKLLAKGISAAAIHGNKSQGARTKALAQFKSGEVQVLVATDIAARGIDIDQLPYVVNFDLPNVSEDYVHRIGRTGRAGAEGEAVSFVTNDEFPLLVDVESFIGKILDRVEVKGYNTTSPLPESRLRPAKAKKPKKPKKPKTQHADGQRSGENRRGHQPNGAAKPVKKPRRSNPQ; this is translated from the coding sequence ATGAATTTTTCTGAATTAAAGTTATCTCCGAAGATAGAAACCGCTGTGGCTGAGCAAGGCTACACCACACCTACGCCCATTCAGGCGCAAGCCATTCCTGCTGTATTGCAAGGCCGCGACATACTGGCCGCTGCCCAAACGGGTACCGGTAAAACCGCTGGCTTTACTCTGCCGATGTTGCAGTTGCTTTCAGAGAAGGCATTGGCCAGTGGCCAACATTTAAAGAGCAATCAAGTACGTGCTTTAGTACTTACGCCCACGCGCGAGCTCGCCGCTCAAGTTGAAGAAAGTGTGAATCAATACGGTAAGCACTTACCTATTCGCTCTACCGTTGTGTTTGGCGGTGTTAAAATTAATCCGCAAATGATGAAGTTACGTGGGGGCGTCGATATTTTGGTTGCCACTCCAGGGCGATTGATGGACTTATTTCAACAACGAGCGGTTAAGTTTGATCAGTTAGAAATATTGGTGTTAGATGAAGCCGACCGGATGCTCGATATGGGCTTTATTCATGACATTCGTCGCATTTTAAAACTACTACCTTCCAAGCGACAAAATTTAATGTTTTCGGCGACATTTTCTGATGATATCCGAAGTTTAGCAAAAACCATTGTGCATGACCCGATCGAAATTTCGGTAACTCCTAAAAATGCCGCGGCTAAATCCGTTAAGCAAAGTGTTGTACCGTGTGAAAAAGCACAGAAAACTAACCTGTTGATAGATTTAGTAAAAACGCGCGATTGGCACCAGGTATTGGTGTTTTCACGTACAAAACATGGCGCTAACCGAATTGCCACCAAGTTACTGGCTAAGGGGATTTCCGCTGCTGCGATTCATGGCAATAAAAGCCAAGGCGCACGAACAAAAGCCCTTGCTCAGTTTAAGTCAGGTGAAGTACAGGTGCTCGTGGCGACCGATATCGCCGCACGTGGGATCGATATTGATCAGCTGCCCTATGTGGTTAACTTTGATCTTCCGAATGTCTCTGAAGATTATGTGCATCGCATTGGTCGTACCGGCAGAGCAGGTGCGGAAGGTGAAGCGGTTTCTTTTGTGACCAATGATGAGTTTCCACTGCTGGTCGATGTTGAAAGCTTCATTGGTAAAATACTAGATCGTGTTGAAGTGAAGGGATATAACACAACCAGCCCATTGCCAGAATCTCGGTTACGCCCGGCTAAGGCTAAAAAGCCTAAGAAACCGAAAAAGCCAAAAACACAGCATGCCGATGGACAGCGCTCAGGTGAGAACAGACGCGGCCATCAACCGAATGGCGCGGCTAAACCAGTCAAAAAACCAAGGCGATCTAATCCTCAATAG
- a CDS encoding PTS sugar transporter subunit IIA — protein MNNTLITPETVLLNLESDSKQDAIHRLCGHMFLNKLTSNPSELYDDIIARENIVSTFAGCQTAIPHAISNHVDQPVLCFARLGDQMITWDGDDEEVLFVLLLCAPATDDLKQLRKSQSYVFSSVAQLISQPDVLERWANADQPQTILTDLQNAFADHK, from the coding sequence ATGAATAATACACTCATCACACCAGAAACCGTGTTACTTAATTTAGAAAGTGATTCTAAGCAAGATGCGATTCACCGATTATGTGGCCACATGTTTCTGAACAAACTTACGTCTAATCCGTCTGAACTTTACGATGACATTATTGCGCGGGAAAACATTGTTAGCACTTTTGCCGGTTGCCAAACAGCGATTCCACACGCCATATCCAATCATGTTGATCAGCCGGTGCTATGTTTTGCTCGTTTAGGTGATCAAATGATCACGTGGGACGGTGATGATGAAGAAGTTTTATTCGTGTTGTTGCTTTGCGCGCCAGCAACAGATGATCTAAAACAGCTGCGTAAAAGTCAGTCTTATGTTTTTTCATCAGTCGCACAGTTGATCAGTCAACCCGACGTTCTCGAACGTTGGGCTAATGCCGATCAGCCTCAAACCATACTGACCGATCTGCAGAACGCGTTCGCGGATCATAAGTAA
- a CDS encoding TatD family hydrolase, with protein sequence MSKKREIPVFNQPIIETHCHLDYLKDSELNEVVCDAQAIGVEKIVTIAVSPDNLSTVRSLTQHDIIFGTQGVHPHDAEKFTPETAQEIREYGKADKIVAIGEIGLDYFYDHADRAVQRKVFEEQLAIAVELNQPIVVHTREADADTQAILKNFAPQLKRKGVIHSFTSGLPLAEFCLEQGFMLGFNGIITFNKAENVRDVLRATPIEQLVVETDAPYLTPVPYRGKQNESKYLPFIIEKIAEVKELTVEQVLQYSYANSNRLFDFT encoded by the coding sequence ATGAGTAAGAAACGCGAGATACCAGTTTTTAACCAGCCTATTATCGAAACCCATTGCCATCTTGATTATCTCAAAGATTCTGAGTTAAACGAGGTGGTTTGTGATGCCCAGGCCATTGGCGTTGAAAAAATTGTGACCATTGCGGTGTCACCCGATAACCTTAGCACTGTCCGTAGTTTAACCCAGCATGACATTATTTTTGGCACCCAAGGTGTTCACCCTCATGATGCTGAGAAGTTTACCCCCGAAACGGCGCAAGAGATACGAGAGTACGGCAAGGCCGATAAAATAGTTGCGATTGGTGAAATTGGGTTAGATTACTTTTATGATCATGCCGACAGAGCTGTGCAGCGTAAGGTGTTCGAAGAGCAATTGGCTATAGCCGTAGAGCTGAATCAGCCCATTGTTGTGCACACGCGTGAAGCCGATGCCGATACTCAAGCCATCTTGAAAAATTTCGCGCCTCAATTAAAACGCAAGGGCGTTATTCACAGCTTTACCTCGGGGTTACCACTGGCTGAATTTTGTTTAGAGCAAGGTTTTATGCTTGGCTTTAACGGCATCATAACCTTTAATAAAGCCGAGAACGTGCGCGATGTGCTACGAGCAACACCAATAGAGCAGCTTGTCGTGGAAACTGATGCCCCTTATTTAACACCGGTTCCGTATCGGGGTAAGCAAAACGAATCAAAATACCTACCGTTCATCATAGAAAAAATTGCTGAAGTTAAAGAGCTTACTGTTGAGCAGGTTCTTCAATACAGCTACGCCAATTCAAATCGATTGTTTGATTTTACTTAA
- the ulaR gene encoding HTH-type transcriptional regulator UlaR produces MSSRSRHRKLVEYVQEHTVATVSDLVEELETSPATVRRDITELDRQGLIKKIRNGAEKILSPRESKSSGISKLYPNISDYSDFSESERIAKAAVHICQDKDNIFIGEGQTTFLMGKYLLNENIHVYTNYLPLITYLITEDFPHLVVLGGQYIKSQNLLVSAEKNMSYQGRYLFVSGDGLTDGGLTKSALLAFMEEKKMLAYADKVIALVDSDKIGVFGGMSLFGLDELDMVITGRGADPTILDLLKRHHVAVILV; encoded by the coding sequence TTGTCATCACGAAGTCGTCATAGAAAACTGGTTGAATATGTTCAGGAACATACCGTTGCCACGGTATCTGATTTAGTCGAAGAGCTGGAAACTTCACCGGCAACCGTTCGACGAGACATAACAGAGTTAGACCGCCAAGGGCTTATTAAAAAGATTCGAAATGGCGCAGAGAAAATTCTTTCACCAAGAGAATCAAAATCTTCTGGTATCAGTAAGCTATACCCGAACATATCTGATTATTCAGATTTCAGTGAAAGTGAGCGCATTGCTAAGGCCGCCGTTCATATTTGCCAAGACAAGGACAATATTTTTATAGGTGAAGGCCAAACCACCTTTTTAATGGGCAAATATTTGTTAAATGAAAACATTCACGTATACACCAACTATTTGCCGCTCATTACCTACCTGATTACCGAAGACTTTCCACACCTTGTCGTGCTTGGTGGACAATACATTAAAAGCCAAAACTTATTGGTGTCGGCTGAGAAAAACATGTCCTATCAAGGTCGCTACTTATTTGTATCTGGAGATGGACTAACCGATGGCGGCCTAACAAAGTCTGCGCTCTTAGCTTTTATGGAAGAAAAGAAAATGTTGGCTTACGCCGATAAAGTTATCGCCTTAGTCGATTCCGACAAGATCGGTGTTTTCGGCGGCATGTCATTGTTTGGACTCGATGAACTCGACATGGTGATCACCGGCCGAGGAGCCGACCCGACAATATTAGATTTGCTCAAACGTCACCATGTTGCGGTAATTTTAGTGTAG
- a CDS encoding YbjQ family protein yields the protein MTVLISNLELVPGKKIVQHLGLVQGSTVRAKHVGRDIMAGFKNVFGGELKGYTELLEDSREEALLRIKQQAEALGANAIINIRFSTSSVAQGASEIFVYGSAVIVE from the coding sequence ATGACTGTGTTAATAAGTAATCTTGAGCTAGTACCTGGTAAGAAAATCGTTCAGCATTTAGGGTTGGTACAGGGCAGTACAGTGCGTGCGAAACATGTTGGGCGTGACATTATGGCTGGCTTTAAAAACGTCTTTGGTGGAGAGTTAAAAGGTTACACGGAGCTATTAGAAGACTCTCGAGAAGAAGCTCTACTGCGCATAAAACAGCAAGCCGAAGCGTTAGGCGCAAATGCCATTATTAATATTCGGTTCTCGACTTCTTCGGTCGCTCAAGGCGCGTCTGAAATATTTGTCTACGGGTCTGCCGTTATCGTGGAGTAA
- a CDS encoding M48 family metallopeptidase, with protein sequence MMPNENPRIPEGINVSKSHPIKDLLMLSFGVAVIFTLVALALWMSLTFLVQFVPLSWEKRIADPIVASMVKDSDQQANLQVRLDRILAVMGYHGEAGIQIHLIESPEVNAFATLGGHIFILTGLLESIDSDIGLDMVIAHEAAHILNRDPIQAASGMLGISLATAIITGNENFAQANGLISVGNQMIFLNHSRAQEKAADQAALNALKAIYSEINGAEELFVKLLESDHQDVPVIFSSHPHPQARIDAIRAMTTETPTQ encoded by the coding sequence ATGATGCCTAACGAGAACCCTCGCATTCCAGAAGGGATCAATGTCAGCAAGAGCCACCCCATCAAAGACCTGTTGATGTTATCGTTTGGTGTGGCGGTTATTTTCACTTTAGTCGCTCTAGCTCTATGGATGTCTCTTACGTTCTTAGTGCAATTTGTACCGCTGAGCTGGGAGAAACGTATTGCCGACCCCATAGTCGCTTCGATGGTAAAAGACTCTGATCAACAAGCTAATCTGCAAGTTCGTTTAGATAGAATACTAGCTGTTATGGGTTATCACGGCGAAGCAGGGATTCAAATCCACCTCATCGAGAGCCCAGAGGTGAACGCTTTTGCTACGCTAGGGGGCCACATTTTTATACTAACCGGCCTACTCGAGTCTATTGATTCAGATATTGGATTAGACATGGTGATTGCCCATGAAGCCGCTCATATATTGAATCGAGACCCCATTCAGGCGGCATCAGGCATGTTAGGGATCAGTTTAGCAACCGCAATCATCACCGGGAATGAAAACTTTGCGCAAGCCAATGGTTTGATTTCGGTTGGCAATCAAATGATTTTTTTAAACCACAGTCGAGCGCAAGAGAAAGCCGCCGATCAAGCCGCTTTAAATGCCCTTAAAGCCATTTACAGTGAAATTAACGGCGCTGAAGAATTGTTTGTGAAATTGTTAGAAAGCGATCACCAAGATGTTCCGGTTATATTTTCTAGCCACCCACACCCTCAAGCTCGAATAGACGCTATTCGCGCCATGACCACGGAAACACCAACTCAATGA
- a CDS encoding substrate-binding periplasmic protein has translation MAHYSNVQYFTRGYLATLLANVALASFVFSKEPQTLTCYSTTYEPYVFERDGKVVGIDSDAVREIGRRLNLDISIELKPWVRLERDIKQGIHDCAFAYFRTDERLTYMHFTNVPLHITSYTLFVNADQLRPFDSMEDIKGFQVAVNQGFQTTPEFEAAVKEELISEYRVREDSQAFKMLNAERVNAVLTNQVVGAYQAKQLGYNDIEPLKPPIRSTAAFLTFAKKDHLKPWVEKFDHAFFEILEDGSYQAIFDSYVSPKLAE, from the coding sequence ATGGCTCATTACAGTAATGTTCAATATTTCACCCGCGGTTATTTGGCCACTCTTCTTGCAAACGTAGCTTTGGCATCGTTTGTTTTTTCAAAAGAGCCTCAAACGTTAACTTGTTACAGCACCACTTATGAACCCTACGTATTTGAGCGTGACGGGAAGGTTGTTGGTATCGACTCCGATGCCGTTCGCGAAATTGGTCGGCGACTGAATCTTGATATCTCCATCGAACTTAAACCTTGGGTACGCTTAGAACGTGATATAAAACAAGGTATTCACGATTGTGCGTTTGCCTATTTTCGAACCGATGAACGTTTAACTTATATGCATTTCACTAACGTTCCACTGCACATTACTAGTTACACTTTATTTGTGAATGCCGATCAACTTCGTCCTTTTGACTCCATGGAAGATATTAAAGGCTTTCAAGTGGCCGTGAACCAAGGCTTTCAAACCACACCTGAATTTGAAGCGGCTGTAAAAGAAGAGTTGATCAGCGAGTATCGTGTTCGTGAAGATTCCCAAGCCTTTAAAATGTTAAATGCTGAACGCGTAAATGCCGTGCTTACCAATCAAGTCGTGGGTGCTTACCAGGCAAAACAGCTGGGCTACAATGATATTGAGCCATTGAAGCCACCCATTCGATCTACAGCGGCGTTTCTTACCTTTGCAAAAAAAGACCATTTAAAGCCTTGGGTCGAGAAGTTTGATCACGCCTTCTTTGAGATTTTAGAAGACGGCAGTTATCAAGCAATCTTTGATAGCTACGTTTCACCAAAGTTGGCAGAATAG
- a CDS encoding MATE family efflux transporter — MSDQENTHALDGPINLTFYRYLLPSIVGLLAMTSASLVDGIFIGNFIGVPALAAVNLIIPILSLLFGVGLMLSIGGSVRAGKFLGEKNPAAASAIFSKTLIAVLIYATVVIALGLIFERQLFRLLGADADLMRLMSEYYRVVMPFFFAQLGTIVLYFFIRLDGYPSLTAAALVVGSVINIALDYLFIAHFQWGISGAAWATGLSQMFPLLVLLGYFFTKQRKLRFSIKQSNWYEVIQAAYNGISEFINEISGGIIAFLFNLMLIHRAGVDGVAAMTVMNYLMMMGFMVFFAIGDTSQVMMSQNFGARNGKRMNAFFYVAAANVLAISAICISLLLFFNEPLILIFLSDQNSDLALGLANEFIHYVWPLFLFAGFNMLISGYLTSVHLAFQSGVVALSRSLLLPATLLVTLYFLIDDYRFIYALALGEALTFALALFYLMRHRPSKVLQQTAPKLSDGMV, encoded by the coding sequence ATGAGCGACCAAGAAAACACCCACGCGTTAGATGGCCCCATCAATCTAACCTTTTATCGGTACTTGCTGCCTTCAATCGTTGGTCTGCTGGCCATGACATCCGCTTCTCTGGTCGATGGCATCTTTATTGGTAACTTTATTGGTGTGCCTGCACTGGCTGCGGTGAATTTAATTATCCCAATTTTATCGCTGTTGTTCGGTGTTGGCCTCATGCTATCGATCGGAGGGTCTGTAAGAGCGGGGAAGTTTCTAGGTGAAAAGAACCCCGCGGCGGCCTCGGCGATTTTTAGTAAAACACTGATTGCCGTCCTTATTTACGCCACTGTGGTAATCGCCTTAGGGCTCATCTTTGAGCGCCAGTTGTTTCGACTTTTGGGTGCCGATGCCGACTTAATGAGGTTAATGAGCGAATACTATCGCGTTGTTATGCCGTTTTTCTTTGCTCAATTGGGTACCATTGTTTTGTATTTTTTTATACGACTCGACGGTTACCCTTCCTTGACGGCCGCGGCACTCGTCGTGGGCTCGGTCATCAATATTGCATTGGATTATTTGTTTATTGCGCACTTTCAATGGGGCATTTCAGGAGCCGCTTGGGCAACAGGCTTATCACAGATGTTCCCTTTATTGGTATTACTCGGCTACTTCTTTACTAAGCAACGAAAGCTGAGATTTTCAATAAAACAATCAAACTGGTACGAAGTGATTCAAGCAGCCTATAACGGAATTTCTGAGTTTATTAATGAGATCTCAGGCGGCATCATCGCATTTTTGTTTAACTTAATGCTGATTCATCGCGCCGGTGTTGATGGTGTGGCGGCCATGACCGTCATGAACTATTTAATGATGATGGGCTTTATGGTGTTTTTTGCCATTGGCGACACCAGCCAGGTGATGATGAGTCAAAACTTTGGGGCTAGAAACGGCAAGCGCATGAACGCCTTTTTCTATGTCGCCGCCGCGAATGTTTTGGCGATCAGTGCCATTTGTATCTCGTTGCTGTTGTTTTTTAATGAGCCACTTATTTTAATTTTCTTATCAGATCAAAACAGTGACTTAGCGCTAGGGCTGGCCAATGAATTTATTCATTATGTTTGGCCACTGTTCTTGTTTGCCGGCTTTAACATGCTGATTTCTGGCTATTTAACTTCAGTTCATTTGGCTTTCCAATCTGGCGTTGTAGCACTCAGTAGAAGCTTATTACTGCCTGCAACATTGCTTGTGACACTTTACTTCTTAATTGATGATTACCGGTTCATTTATGCCCTAGCCTTAGGAGAAGCGCTCACATTCGCGCTCGCGCTATTTTATTTAATGAGGCATCGCCCTTCGAAAGTCTTGCAACAAACGGCACCTAAGCTAAGCGATGGCATGGTTTAA